The following coding sequences are from one Leptolyngbya sp. NIES-3755 window:
- a CDS encoding methionine-R-sulfoxide reductase (similar to AA sequence:cyanobase_aa:LBDG_48610), with protein MSTENNQFEINKTEDEWKTALTPDQFRVLRKHGTERAGTSPLDKEYGKGTFACAGCGTPLFTSETKFNSGTGWPSFYAPLEDAVETDVDRSLFMTRVEVHCAKCGGHLGHVFEDGPRPTGLRYCMNGIAMEFKPE; from the coding sequence ATGAGTACTGAAAACAATCAGTTTGAGATTAATAAAACCGAAGACGAGTGGAAAACCGCTCTGACTCCAGATCAATTCCGAGTGTTACGCAAGCATGGTACAGAACGCGCTGGAACCAGTCCACTCGACAAAGAGTATGGCAAAGGAACATTTGCTTGTGCAGGCTGTGGAACACCGCTATTTACTTCTGAAACTAAGTTTAATAGCGGTACGGGTTGGCCCAGCTTCTATGCCCCGTTGGAAGATGCAGTCGAAACGGACGTCGATCGCTCCTTGTTCATGACACGAGTGGAAGTTCACTGTGCAAAATGCGGTGGACATTTAGGACACGTGTTTGAAGATGGTCCTCGTCCGACTGGATTGAGATACTGCATGAATGGAATCGCAATGGAATTTAAGCCAGAATAG